A window of Castanea sativa cultivar Marrone di Chiusa Pesio chromosome 1, ASM4071231v1 contains these coding sequences:
- the LOC142634046 gene encoding uncharacterized protein LOC142634046: MTNNVVACMSWMDITDSFPLRFFPTAVRDWTIQRFIKLSGAVADRGPPQTRIRWSPPADGEIKVNFDRAQFKDMGKAGIGVVIQNNRGQALASLSEQASLPFSQDITKAIVAARAISFAQGLGFTSFILEGDFANIIKALKSEEVSLSSFGHILCSAKAMIAGSNVGFSHVGRMGNMIAHNLAQQARHVRSFSVWTENVPPHLFHVLCVDYG; encoded by the exons ATGACTAACAACGTAGTTGCTTGTATGAGCTGGATGGATATCACAGATTCTTTCCCACTGCG ATTCTTTCCCACTGCGGTAAGGGATTGGACCATTCAGAGATTCATCAAATTATCAGGGGCAGTGGCCGACAG AGGCCCTCCTCAAACCCGGATAAGATGGTCACCACCGGCGGATGGGGAAATTAAAGTTAACTTTGACAGAGCTCAATTCAAAGATATGGGCAAAGCAGGTATAGGAGTTGTTATTCAGAACAATAGAGGACAAGCACTGGCTTCCCTATCAGAGCAAGCaagccttcctttctctcaAGACATAACTAAAGCAATAGTGGCTGCTAGAGCTATTTCTTTTGCACAGGGGCTCGGCTTCACTTCATTTATATTAGAGGGGGACTTCgcaaatattattaaagctcTGAAGTCCGAGGAGGTATCATTATCCTCCTTTGGTCATATTCTCTGTTCAGCAAAAGCCATGATAGCAGGTAGCAATGTTGGTTTTTCTCATGTTGGTCGAATGGGTAATATGATAGCACATAACCTAGCTCAACAAGCTAGACATGTTAGAAGTTTCTCGGTATGGACAGAGAATGTTCCTCCACACCTTTTTCATGTACTCTGCGTCGATTACGGCTGA
- the LOC142630373 gene encoding uncharacterized protein LOC142630373, whose product MAANDVNSSDVNGECGRLYLAALKGNWNSIEDMTNIQRPISRKEETTLHIAAAANQEDFVKKLLNWMTSNSCNLRDVNKAGNTALTYAAAAGNVKIAEVMLENDRGLPNEGSGVKPLVMAASLGHSQMVELLYSKTMIDTSEQVDIFINCVRKDIYGVALKMLNDNSNLATATNSDGETALHVLARKPSAFVNESQLGVLRRHINISWLKSKQENSKHSQVNKLLKKCLQGYRGDVENSNETPVISYVLFEAAEVGNIEFLVKLICL is encoded by the exons ATGGCAGCAAATGATGTCAATTCTAGCGATG TCAATGGGGAGTGTGGGAGGCTTTACCTGGCTGCGCTGAAAGGTAATTGGAATTCTATTGAGGACATGACAAACATTCAAAGACCTATTAGTAGGAAAGAAGAAACCACTCTTCATATTGCTGCTGCAGCAAACCAGGAAGACTTTGTGAAGAAATTATTGAATTGGATGACATCTAATAGCTGCAACCTAAGAGATGTAAACAAAGCTGGGAACACTGCCTTGACCTACGCTGCTGCAGCTGGAAATGTGAAAATTGCCGAGGTGATGCTAGAGAACGATCGTGGGCTGCCAAACGAAGGTAGCGGGGTCAAACCACTCGTTATGGCTGCTTCGTTAGGACACAGTCAAATGGTGGAACTTCTTTATAGTAAGACTATGATAGATACTAGTGAGCAGGTTGATATATTTATCAATTGTGTTAGAAAAGACATATACG GTGTAGCCTTGAAAATGCTGAATGACAACTCCAATTTAGCCACTGCTACAAACTCAGATGGAGAGACCGCATTGCATGTGTTAGCTCGCAAGCCTTCTGCATTTGTTAATGAAAGTCAGCTGGGAGTTTTGAGGAGACACATCAATATTTCAT GGTTGAAATCAAAACAGGAAAACTCAAAGCATTCCCAAGtcaataaattgttaaaaaaatgtctTCAGGGTTACAGAGGTGATGTTGAGAATTCAAACGAAACCCCAGTGATTTCATATGTTCTGTTTGAAGCAGCAGAAGTAGGCAACATCGAGTTCTTGGTTAAGCTTATTTGTCTTTGA